The Cupriavidus sp. EM10 genome includes a region encoding these proteins:
- a CDS encoding response regulator transcription factor, which translates to MPVVFIVDDDVSVRESLAAMVRFAGFNAETFETAQNFLARPRALSPSCLVLDINLPDLNGLDLQALVATDRTDMPIIFITGYGDVPMTVRAMKAGAVEFLTKPFDDLVLLDAIREAIGRSRQAMGDAVELKAIQGRYASLSPREREVMALVVVGHLNKQVGGELGISEITVKAHRGQVMRKMDARSLPELVTLAVRLRSGGTDMPAPPVQPGGTAPHTRRFA; encoded by the coding sequence CTGCCGGTTGTGTTTATCGTCGACGACGATGTGTCGGTACGCGAGTCGCTGGCGGCAATGGTCCGATTTGCCGGGTTTAACGCCGAGACATTCGAGACCGCCCAGAACTTTCTCGCGCGCCCGCGCGCCTTGTCGCCATCTTGCCTGGTATTGGACATCAACCTTCCCGATCTGAACGGCCTGGATCTCCAGGCGCTGGTGGCAACCGACCGCACCGACATGCCAATCATCTTCATCACTGGCTACGGTGACGTCCCTATGACGGTAAGGGCGATGAAGGCCGGCGCCGTGGAATTCCTGACCAAGCCCTTCGACGACCTGGTGTTGCTCGATGCGATCCGGGAGGCGATCGGCCGAAGCCGCCAGGCAATGGGGGATGCGGTCGAACTGAAAGCGATCCAGGGTCGATATGCATCGCTGAGTCCGCGTGAGCGCGAGGTCATGGCGCTGGTGGTTGTCGGCCACCTCAACAAGCAGGTCGGCGGCGAACTCGGCATCAGCGAAATCACGGTCAAGGCGCATCGCGGCCAGGTGATGCGCAAGATGGATGCCCGCTCACTGCCCGAACTGGTGACATTGGCCGTACGCCTGCGCTCGGGCGGCACAGACATGCCTGCCCCGCCCGTCCAGCCTGGCGGCACGGCGCCACACACCCGGCGTTTCGCATAG
- a CDS encoding CHAD domain-containing protein, with protein MGDTDDPARRKLLDAPAVDHAGRVLAKRHRKLVRRANGLHKLDAPHRHRARIAAKKLRYATEFFADLFRPATLKPYRRVLAKLQDDLGWGNDMAVADGLLNHLELHHRKAAAGAGYARGFLAARVADDRSNQKALWKRFRATGRPQSR; from the coding sequence ATGGGGGATACGGACGACCCTGCGCGCCGGAAATTGCTGGACGCGCCAGCCGTCGACCATGCCGGTCGCGTGCTTGCCAAGCGGCACCGCAAGCTGGTTCGCCGCGCAAACGGTTTGCACAAGCTCGATGCGCCACATCGGCACCGCGCGCGGATCGCCGCCAAGAAACTGCGCTACGCGACCGAGTTCTTTGCCGATCTGTTCCGCCCCGCGACGCTGAAGCCTTACCGGCGCGTACTGGCGAAGCTGCAGGACGATCTCGGCTGGGGAAACGACATGGCGGTGGCCGACGGACTGCTGAACCACCTGGAACTGCATCACCGAAAAGCTGCGGCCGGCGCGGGCTACGCGCGCGGCTTCCTCGCTGCCCGGGTAGCCGATGACCGTTCGAACCAGAAGGCCCTGTGGAAACGGTTTCGCGCAACCGGCCGCCCGCAGTCGAGATAG
- a CDS encoding PAS domain S-box protein yields the protein MDNAHSRTVDALPALVWTAAADGRTEFVNRRWHDYTGLTVSQALGDGWHVAVHPQDLPAWLASWRGAVASGNPVEGEARLRRFDGTYRWFLCRISPVMDASGKVEKWYGVNSDIEDRKQAEAALHVQQERFRAIAEELPGRVRRAEALLAGERRLLGMVCAGQPLPAVLEGLCHLAEEIESDCLCSISLIDAKGKAFEWVGSPSLPDTFMYPVHGGHVGKDVGPCGAAAHSQEQVLVSDIEQESRWPKAWRELSLVHGLRACWSTPIPSRGRLARGVVAIYRASPGNPTPFQLELINQIVRIAGIAIRRSRSDLALKTSEERFRAIVETTPEFVKVIGGDGTLLHVNAVGAEIAGARHPEVLVGTCFYDLVVAEHRDRYVAFNEKICAGNKGNLEFDIVGLDGKRRQLETHAAPMRIRDGAVAQLAVTRDITAQKQANEALRRSAALMAKVEHLTHTGSFCWRPASDEFIWSDQLYRIFDFEPGTLVTMDRMVQRIHPGDHHLLEHTLECVRNGDDLECDHRLILSDGSLRYVSLRAHASRDDQDRLEYIGAIQDVTERRESEEALSALRGELAHVSRVNSLGTLTASIAHEISQPLSGILMNASTGLRMLSVDPPNIPGAMATVQRTLRDGRRASDVVTRLRALFQKKTAETDAVDLAEATREVVELLRTETRKRRIALRLETIDDPLIVPGDRVQLQQVVLNLLLNAIEAMDGLDNRPRRILVRIERDGPACARLAVTDSGIGFSPQDASRLFDAFYTSKGEGMGIGLSVSRRIVESHGGRLWATANHDFGATFSFSVPCRRSESKGENATLFQPALPADAHVSWRPN from the coding sequence ATGGACAATGCACACAGTCGCACCGTGGACGCGCTACCGGCGCTGGTATGGACCGCAGCCGCAGACGGTCGCACGGAATTCGTCAATCGGCGCTGGCATGACTACACCGGGCTGACCGTTTCCCAGGCATTGGGCGATGGATGGCATGTCGCGGTCCATCCCCAGGATCTGCCGGCCTGGCTTGCGTCGTGGCGCGGCGCTGTCGCCTCTGGCAATCCCGTCGAAGGCGAAGCGAGATTGCGACGGTTCGACGGGACGTACCGGTGGTTCCTGTGCCGCATCAGCCCGGTGATGGACGCAAGTGGCAAGGTCGAAAAGTGGTACGGCGTCAACTCGGATATCGAGGACCGGAAACAGGCGGAAGCCGCACTGCATGTACAGCAGGAGCGCTTCAGGGCAATCGCCGAAGAACTGCCTGGCCGAGTCAGGCGGGCGGAAGCGCTGCTTGCCGGTGAAAGGCGTCTGCTCGGGATGGTCTGCGCCGGGCAGCCTCTGCCTGCCGTGCTCGAAGGGCTTTGCCACCTGGCCGAGGAGATCGAGAGCGATTGCCTTTGCAGCATCTCGCTGATCGATGCCAAGGGCAAGGCGTTTGAATGGGTAGGTTCGCCGAGTCTGCCGGACACCTTCATGTATCCCGTGCACGGCGGCCATGTCGGCAAGGACGTGGGACCGTGCGGCGCTGCCGCGCACTCGCAAGAACAAGTCCTCGTATCCGATATCGAGCAGGAATCGCGGTGGCCCAAGGCCTGGCGGGAACTGAGTCTTGTGCACGGTCTGCGCGCATGCTGGTCGACGCCAATCCCATCGCGCGGCCGCCTGGCCCGGGGCGTCGTGGCAATCTATCGCGCCAGCCCAGGCAATCCCACTCCTTTCCAGCTCGAGCTCATCAATCAGATCGTGCGCATTGCCGGCATCGCGATCCGTCGGTCCCGAAGCGACCTCGCACTCAAGACAAGCGAAGAGCGTTTCCGGGCCATCGTCGAAACGACGCCGGAATTCGTGAAGGTCATTGGCGGCGACGGTACGCTGCTGCATGTCAATGCCGTGGGCGCCGAGATCGCTGGTGCACGCCATCCTGAAGTGCTCGTCGGAACCTGCTTTTACGACCTGGTCGTGGCGGAGCATCGTGACCGCTATGTTGCCTTCAACGAGAAAATTTGCGCGGGAAACAAGGGCAACCTTGAATTCGACATCGTCGGGCTGGACGGCAAACGCCGGCAACTGGAAACCCATGCGGCGCCGATGCGGATCAGGGATGGCGCTGTGGCACAGCTGGCCGTGACGCGCGACATTACCGCGCAAAAACAGGCGAACGAGGCCCTGCGCCGCAGTGCGGCGCTGATGGCCAAGGTGGAACACCTTACGCATACCGGCAGCTTCTGCTGGCGCCCGGCAAGCGATGAGTTCATCTGGTCCGACCAGCTTTACCGGATCTTCGATTTCGAGCCTGGCACGCTGGTAACGATGGACCGGATGGTCCAGCGCATTCACCCCGGCGACCATCATCTTCTGGAGCACACACTCGAATGCGTGCGCAACGGCGACGATCTGGAATGCGACCATCGACTGATTCTGTCCGACGGTTCGCTGAGGTACGTGTCCTTGCGTGCGCACGCGTCGCGAGACGACCAGGACCGGCTCGAATACATTGGCGCCATACAGGACGTCACCGAACGCCGGGAGTCGGAGGAAGCACTCAGCGCCCTCCGTGGCGAACTCGCCCATGTCAGCCGCGTCAACAGCCTGGGAACGTTGACGGCGTCGATTGCCCACGAGATCAGCCAGCCGCTGTCCGGCATCCTCATGAACGCCAGCACGGGCCTGCGCATGTTGAGCGTGGATCCACCGAATATCCCGGGGGCGATGGCCACGGTACAACGCACGCTCCGTGACGGTCGTCGCGCGTCGGACGTCGTGACGCGGCTGCGGGCGCTGTTTCAGAAGAAGACTGCCGAAACGGACGCGGTGGATCTGGCCGAAGCCACTCGTGAAGTCGTGGAGCTGCTGCGCACCGAGACGCGCAAGCGACGCATAGCACTCAGACTGGAGACCATCGATGATCCACTGATCGTGCCAGGCGACCGGGTTCAGCTTCAGCAAGTTGTCTTGAACCTGCTCCTGAATGCCATCGAAGCCATGGATGGACTGGACAACCGGCCCCGCCGAATCCTGGTGCGAATCGAACGCGACGGCCCGGCGTGTGCGCGATTGGCGGTGACCGATTCCGGAATCGGGTTTTCGCCCCAGGACGCCAGTCGGCTCTTCGACGCTTTCTATACATCGAAAGGCGAAGGCATGGGCATCGGCCTTTCCGTCAGCCGCCGCATCGTCGAGAGCCATGGCGGGCGGCTGTGGGCCACAGCCAATCATGACTTCGGCGCCACGTTCTCCTTCTCCGTTCCGTGCCGGAGGTCGGAATCGAAAGGCGAAAACGCCACGCTGTTCCAGCCCGCCCTGCCGGCCGATGCGCACGTATCGTGGAGGCCAAATTGA